The Cellulomonas sp. S1-8 genome has a window encoding:
- a CDS encoding alpha/beta hydrolase family protein, whose protein sequence is MTASGAWRRVTRLTGRGGRSGRSASAYGLVAGVALGVVLLAVIGAVMGPRWDPVPLADEIEIGSTSTAIGDAPPLAVHDVRTVEVTVPLDGASVRARLSLPVDVTEPAPAVLFVHGAGTGRFAQAFTAQAQALAAAGVVAMVPDKRLDTYTTRHRDYVAMADDYLRSVDLLRDRPEVDPDRVVVYAESEGGWIAPVMAAQDPRLDALVLVSSPVVPPRQQAAFAVDAYLRNTGVPQAMFRAIPRAVGMSMPGGGFEYADFDVQPWQQQVRQPVLVVYGTGDASMPVVQGAQQILTDVAVTGNHDVTVRYYDGANHGMRVDGEVLPAFLEDLAGWVQGLPDTADAAPRVAGAQPEQTYLAGPVPQPGWLRDGSVLLGLVIGALALLLVASLTVGTTRVVQGVTARRTVEDDAPPPPRYARGVAGRLALVGGATVATAAALVWYVVSVARLAVDYERNAWVVQGGWVGVRLLGTAAVLAVVLLARRAHDAQQDDEAVGPGVARFFAMWCVLAGSAVLLVVLAYWGVFQLGI, encoded by the coding sequence GTGACGGCGTCCGGCGCGTGGCGCCGGGTGACGCGCCTGACCGGGCGCGGCGGCCGGTCGGGACGCTCGGCGTCGGCCTACGGCCTGGTCGCCGGGGTCGCGCTCGGCGTCGTCCTGCTCGCCGTGATCGGCGCGGTGATGGGACCGCGCTGGGACCCCGTCCCGCTCGCGGACGAGATCGAGATCGGGTCGACCAGCACCGCGATCGGCGACGCGCCGCCGCTCGCCGTCCACGACGTGCGGACCGTCGAGGTGACCGTGCCGCTCGACGGAGCCAGCGTGCGCGCGCGCCTCAGCCTGCCCGTCGACGTGACGGAGCCCGCACCCGCGGTCCTCTTCGTGCACGGCGCCGGCACCGGCAGGTTCGCCCAGGCGTTCACCGCCCAGGCCCAGGCGCTGGCCGCCGCCGGCGTCGTCGCGATGGTGCCGGACAAGCGCCTCGACACGTACACCACGCGCCACCGCGACTACGTCGCGATGGCCGACGACTACCTGCGTTCCGTGGACCTGCTGCGCGACCGGCCGGAGGTCGACCCCGACCGCGTCGTCGTGTACGCCGAGAGCGAGGGCGGCTGGATCGCCCCGGTCATGGCCGCGCAGGACCCGAGGCTCGACGCCCTGGTCCTGGTCTCCTCGCCGGTGGTGCCGCCGCGGCAGCAGGCCGCCTTCGCCGTCGACGCGTACCTGCGCAACACCGGGGTGCCGCAGGCGATGTTCCGGGCGATCCCGCGGGCCGTCGGCATGTCGATGCCCGGCGGCGGGTTCGAGTACGCCGACTTCGACGTGCAGCCGTGGCAGCAGCAGGTCAGGCAGCCCGTGCTCGTCGTGTACGGCACGGGGGACGCGTCGATGCCGGTCGTGCAGGGGGCGCAGCAGATCCTCACGGACGTCGCGGTGACCGGCAACCACGACGTGACGGTGCGGTACTACGACGGTGCGAACCACGGCATGCGGGTGGACGGGGAGGTGCTCCCCGCCTTCCTGGAGGACCTGGCGGGCTGGGTGCAGGGCCTGCCGGACACGGCCGACGCCGCGCCGCGGGTGGCGGGTGCGCAGCCCGAGCAGACCTACCTCGCCGGACCCGTGCCGCAGCCGGGCTGGCTGCGCGACGGCAGCGTGCTGCTCGGGCTGGTGATCGGCGCGCTGGCGCTCCTGCTGGTCGCGTCCCTCACGGTGGGGACGACGCGCGTCGTGCAGGGCGTGACGGCCCGTCGCACCGTCGAGGACGACGCGCCGCCGCCGCCGCGGTACGCGCGCGGGGTCGCGGGCCGCCTCGCGCTCGTGGGCGGCGCGACCGTCGCGACCGCGGCCGCGCTGGTCTGGTACGTGGTGTCCGTCGCGCGGCTGGCGGTGGACTACGAGCGCAACGCGTGGGTCGTGCAGGGCGGCTGGGTCGGGGTGCGCCTGCTGGGCACCGCGGCCGTGCTCGCCGTGGTGCTGCTGGCGCGCCGCGCGCACGACGCCCAGCAGGACGACGAGGCCGTCGGACCGGGCGTCGCCCGGTTCTTCGCGATGTGGTGCGTGCTCGCAGGATCGGCCGTGCTGCTCGTGGTGCTGGCCTACTGGGGTGTGTTCCAGCTGGGCATCTGA
- a CDS encoding PhoH family protein, which translates to MAETSPQPRVPQSRHARVEHRITVPTDVSMVELLGLRDEVLRSIEDGFRTVDVHVRGNEVTLAGPPGDVALVTRLVDELIEMAAAGTPLSPDVVLRSVKMLTADSGARPADVLTFNILSSRGRTIRPKTPGQKEYVDAIARTTVTFGIGPAGTGKTYLAMAKAVQALQAREVTRIVLTRPAVEAGERLGFLPGSLSDKIDPYLRPLYDALHDMVDPDSIPRLMEAGTIEVAPLAYMRGRTLNDAFVILDEAQNTSVEQMKMFLTRLGFGSKVVVTGDVTQVDLPSSTTSGLRVVEQVLAGVDDIAFCRLTSTDVVRHRLVGEIIDAYARWDRS; encoded by the coding sequence ATGGCCGAGACCAGCCCCCAGCCCCGCGTCCCGCAGTCCCGCCACGCGCGCGTCGAGCACCGGATCACCGTCCCGACCGATGTGTCGATGGTCGAGCTGCTCGGGTTGCGCGACGAGGTGCTGCGCAGCATCGAGGACGGCTTCCGCACCGTCGACGTGCACGTGCGCGGCAACGAGGTCACGCTCGCGGGTCCGCCCGGCGACGTCGCCCTCGTCACGCGGCTCGTGGACGAGCTCATCGAGATGGCCGCCGCGGGCACGCCGCTCAGCCCCGACGTGGTCCTGCGGTCGGTGAAGATGCTGACTGCCGACTCCGGGGCGCGGCCCGCCGACGTCCTGACGTTCAACATCCTGTCCTCGCGCGGGCGCACCATCCGCCCCAAGACGCCCGGGCAGAAGGAGTACGTCGACGCGATCGCGCGCACCACCGTGACCTTCGGGATCGGTCCCGCGGGCACCGGCAAGACGTACCTCGCGATGGCGAAGGCCGTGCAGGCCCTGCAGGCGCGCGAGGTCACCCGCATCGTGCTGACACGCCCGGCCGTCGAGGCGGGCGAGCGCCTCGGCTTCCTGCCTGGGTCGCTCTCGGACAAGATCGACCCCTACCTGCGCCCGCTGTACGACGCGTTGCACGACATGGTCGACCCCGACTCGATCCCGCGGCTCATGGAGGCGGGCACGATCGAGGTCGCGCCCCTGGCGTACATGCGGGGTCGCACCCTCAACGACGCCTTCGTCATCCTCGACGAGGCCCAGAACACCTCCGTCGAGCAGATGAAGATGTTCCTCACGCGGCTCGGCTTCGGCTCCAAGGTGGTCGTCACGGGTGACGTCACGCAGGTCGACCTGCCGAGCAGCACTACGTCTGGCCTGCGGGTCGTCGAGCAGGTCCTGGCGGGCGTGGACGACATCGCGTTCTGCCGGCTGACGTCCACCGACGTGGTCCGGCACCGGCTGGTCGGCGAGATCATCGACGCCTACGCGCGGTGGGACCGCTCATGA
- a CDS encoding hemolysin family protein — translation MSGVPVALLLAIALLGIVLAAALSAGEVAVQRVTRARVAELEHDRPGAAARVRRLVDDPARVAAAAAFVRLLGEMTATVCLTLALSAGSLSWWATALLAIAACAVVAFLLVRVSPRSMGRRHPVGVLASLSRLLLTVTRLAGGVGRRADPAASTSEQDDAELRDMVERVSESDAIEENEREMFRSVLELGDTLTREVMVPRTDMITTRASTPLHKVLALLLRSGFSRVPVVGESVDDVVGVLYLKDIVRRIPAPAGGRDAGDDDPLDAPASSLARPAVYVPESKPVDALLRELRDGSSHIALVVDEYGGIAGLVTIEDALEEIVGELTDEHDTSAPGVEEIGDGGYRVPARLGRDELGDLFGIEVEDEDVDTAAGLLAKALGKVPLPGSVGEIHGLRLEAERVEGRRKRLATVLVHRAADADEGTPSTPARGTSATGTPARGTPATRDHGAEATR, via the coding sequence ATGAGCGGCGTCCCCGTCGCCCTGCTGCTCGCGATCGCGCTGCTGGGGATCGTGCTGGCGGCCGCCCTGTCGGCCGGTGAGGTCGCCGTCCAGCGCGTGACCCGTGCCCGGGTCGCGGAGCTCGAGCACGACCGTCCCGGCGCCGCCGCGCGCGTGCGCCGGCTCGTCGACGACCCCGCCCGCGTGGCAGCGGCCGCCGCGTTCGTCCGGCTGCTGGGCGAGATGACCGCGACCGTGTGCCTCACGCTGGCCCTCAGCGCCGGCAGCCTGTCGTGGTGGGCCACCGCGCTGCTCGCGATCGCGGCGTGCGCGGTCGTCGCGTTCCTGCTCGTCCGCGTCAGCCCGCGCAGCATGGGCCGCCGCCACCCCGTCGGCGTGCTGGCGAGCCTGTCGCGCCTGCTGCTGACCGTGACGCGGCTCGCGGGCGGCGTCGGACGACGTGCGGACCCCGCCGCGTCGACGAGCGAGCAGGACGACGCCGAGCTGCGCGACATGGTCGAGCGCGTGAGCGAGTCCGACGCGATCGAGGAGAACGAGCGGGAGATGTTCCGCTCGGTCCTCGAGCTCGGGGACACCCTGACGCGCGAGGTGATGGTGCCGCGCACCGACATGATCACGACCCGCGCGAGCACGCCGCTGCACAAGGTGCTCGCGCTGCTGCTGCGCTCCGGGTTCTCGCGCGTGCCCGTCGTCGGGGAGTCGGTCGACGACGTCGTCGGCGTGCTCTACCTCAAGGACATCGTGCGGCGCATCCCGGCACCCGCCGGTGGGCGCGACGCCGGCGACGACGACCCGCTCGACGCGCCCGCGTCGTCGCTGGCACGCCCGGCGGTGTACGTGCCGGAGTCCAAGCCCGTCGACGCGCTGCTGCGCGAGCTGCGCGACGGGTCGAGCCACATCGCGCTCGTGGTCGACGAGTACGGCGGCATCGCCGGGCTCGTGACGATCGAGGACGCGCTGGAGGAGATCGTCGGCGAGCTCACCGACGAGCACGACACGAGCGCACCGGGCGTCGAGGAGATCGGCGACGGCGGCTACCGTGTGCCGGCGCGCCTCGGGCGCGACGAGCTGGGCGACCTGTTCGGCATCGAGGTGGAGGACGAGGACGTGGACACGGCGGCCGGTCTGCTCGCCAAGGCGCTGGGCAAGGTGCCGCTGCCCGGGTCGGTCGGGGAGATCCACGGCCTGCGGCTGGAGGCCGAGCGCGTCGAGGGCCGCCGCAAGCGGCTCGCGACGGTGCTGGTGCACCGGGCGGCCGACGCCGACGAGGGCACGCCCTCGACCCCCGCCCGCGGCACGTCCGCCACGGGCACCCCCGCGCGCGGCACCCCCGCCACGCGCGACCACGGCGCGGAGGCGACCCGATGA
- the ybeY gene encoding rRNA maturation RNase YbeY yields the protein MSVEVSNESGVEVDEAEFSALGRYVMDAMHVHPQADLFVRLVDTGTMTDLHVRWMDEPGPTDVLSFPMDELRPGREGEPAGPGVLGDVVLCPEVAATQARAAGHSTAEEMLLLTTHGILHLLGYDHAEPDEEKEMFALQRRLLLTFLAGR from the coding sequence ATGAGCGTCGAGGTGAGCAACGAGTCCGGCGTCGAGGTCGACGAGGCCGAGTTCTCCGCGCTCGGTCGGTACGTGATGGACGCGATGCACGTGCACCCCCAGGCGGACCTGTTCGTCCGCCTGGTCGACACGGGCACGATGACGGACCTGCACGTGCGGTGGATGGACGAGCCCGGCCCGACGGACGTGCTGTCGTTCCCGATGGACGAGCTGCGGCCCGGCCGCGAGGGCGAGCCGGCCGGTCCCGGGGTCCTGGGCGACGTGGTGCTGTGCCCCGAGGTCGCGGCGACCCAGGCGCGTGCCGCCGGGCACTCGACGGCCGAGGAGATGCTGCTGCTGACGACGCACGGCATCCTGCACCTGCTCGGCTACGACCACGCCGAGCCGGACGAGGAGAAGGAGATGTTCGCGCTCCAGCGCCGCCTCCTCCTGACGTTCCTGGCCGGTCGATGA
- the era gene encoding GTPase Era, translating into MTHRSGFACLVGRPNTGKSTLTNALVGQKVAITSGRPQTTRHVVRGIVHREDAQLVLVDTPGLHRPRTLLGERLNDLVRDTLTEVDVIGFCVPADERIGPGDRFITEQLARLSQPGRANTPVVAVVTKTDTVPRAKLAEQLMAVDQLGEWADIVPVSSRDGYQVDVLADVLVGHLPEGPALYPAGELTDEPELVMVAELVREAALEGVRDELPHSLAVVVDEIVPRDQPPGADGRPLLDVRVHLFVERDSQKAIVIGRGGARLRDVGTRARTQIEALLGARVFLDLHVKVAKDWQRDPKQLGRLGF; encoded by the coding sequence ATGACCCACCGTTCCGGATTCGCCTGCCTGGTCGGGCGGCCCAACACGGGCAAGTCGACCCTGACGAACGCGCTCGTCGGGCAGAAGGTCGCGATCACCTCGGGGCGCCCGCAGACCACGCGGCACGTCGTGCGCGGCATCGTGCACCGCGAGGACGCACAGCTCGTGCTCGTCGACACCCCCGGGCTGCACCGGCCGCGCACGCTGCTGGGCGAGCGCCTCAACGACCTGGTGCGCGACACGCTCACCGAGGTCGACGTCATCGGCTTCTGCGTGCCGGCCGACGAGCGGATCGGCCCCGGCGACCGCTTCATCACCGAGCAGCTCGCGCGCCTGTCGCAGCCCGGCCGCGCGAACACCCCCGTCGTCGCGGTCGTCACCAAGACCGACACGGTGCCGCGCGCGAAGCTCGCGGAGCAGCTCATGGCGGTCGACCAGCTCGGGGAGTGGGCCGACATCGTGCCCGTCTCCTCGCGCGACGGCTACCAGGTCGACGTCCTCGCCGACGTGCTGGTGGGACACCTGCCCGAGGGGCCGGCGCTGTACCCCGCCGGGGAGCTCACCGACGAGCCCGAGCTGGTCATGGTCGCCGAGCTCGTGCGCGAGGCGGCCCTCGAGGGCGTGCGCGACGAGCTGCCGCACTCGCTCGCGGTCGTCGTCGACGAGATCGTCCCGCGCGACCAGCCGCCGGGCGCCGACGGGCGTCCGCTGCTCGACGTGCGTGTCCACCTGTTCGTCGAGCGTGACAGCCAGAAGGCGATCGTCATCGGGCGGGGTGGGGCGCGGCTGCGCGACGTCGGCACGCGGGCCCGCACGCAGATCGAGGCGCTGCTCGGCGCCCGCGTCTTCCTCGACCTGCACGTCAAGGTGGCCAAGGACTGGCAGCGCGACCCCAAGCAGCTCGGCCGGCTGGGCTTCTGA